The window GCGACTCAGTGCAGGCCAGGTCGATGATAGAGCGCATTGAGCAGAGATTCGGCAGGCTCGATCTTCTGATCAATAACGCAGGCATTACAAAAGACAGCCTCCTGATCAGACAGACCGAAGCAGACTGGGATACCGTGATCAGGACAAATCTTACCGGATGTTTCAACCTTATCCGTGCTGCAGCGCCGCTCATGATCAGGTCAGGCGGCGGTCATGTCATCAACATCTCTTCCTATTCAGGCATAAAAGGAAAGGCTGGCCAGGCAGCATACAGCGCATCCAAGGCAGGGCTTATCGGCCTGACCATTTCTGCAGCGCATGAGCTCGCCGAACATAATATAAGGGTAAATGCTGTGGTGCCTGGGTATATGCGTACTGAGATGGGCGCAACAGCAGAAGAGGCAATGGATCGGGCAAAAGAGGAGAGCATCCTCAAGACGCTTTCAGAGCCTTCAGAGGTCGCCCGCTCCCTTGTCTCAATTGCCGGGATGGACTACATCACAGGTCAGATCCTCAGCCTTGACAGCAGAATCCTTTAGTGCAATACTTCAACTGAGGCTGCAGCCTTTTTCAGGAGGAACAATGTTCAAGGGCTTCTTTATAACCGGCACTGACACAGGCGTTGGGAAAACAGTCATTGCCGGCGCCGTGATAAAGGTCATGCAGTCCTTTGGGGTTAAGGCCTGCGCCATGAAGCCTATTGAGTGCGGATGCGGGAAAGAGGGCAACATGCTTATCCCCTATGACGGCACGTTCCTCAAACAGGCAGCGCATATGGATGAACCGATCAAACAGGTAACACCCTTCTGTTTTGAAAGTCCGCTCTCCCCCCTTGCAGCCGCAGAAATAGAAACTCGGAAGATCAGCATTGACGAGATCAAAAAGTCATATTACAAGCTCTACAAGTCATATGAAGCGATCGTTGTCGAAGGCGTTGGCGGCCTCATGGTGCCTATCAGAAAAGACTACTTCATCCTTGACCTTGCCAAGGAGTTTTCGCTTCCACTGCTGATCGTAGCCAAGCCGGGATTAGGCACAATCAACCACACCATGCTTACCGTGAACTATGCGATTGAGGCAGGGCTTGAGGTGGCCGGGCTGATCATCAATTACAGCAGGCCGCCGGAAAACAGCCTTGCAGAAAAAACAAATCCAAAGATACTGGAAGAGGTCTGCCCGGTGCCGGTCATCGGCACATTCCCGTATCTGAAGGGCATGGGTGAGGATGTGCTCGAAAAGACCGCCATGCGAAACCTCGACCTTGAGGTGCTAAAGAAGTATATCCTATAGGCGAATATGCTGAGCTTCAAAAATGCAGATGAGAAATGCGGCGTCCTTCCAGTATTTTTAGCCCGTTGGAGCCATCGATTGGCGCTTATTGCACTCTGTAATATTGAATAATTATGATCTATCTTGAAGAGAAACAATTTGATCGGCAATTAGACTTATTGGGTTCTTTCCTTGCTAAAGGAGAGTTTGATCTGATTATATGGTTTTCTCCAGAATCAAAACGTAGAAGTATCTGTAATCTCGGATTAGCCCCGAAAGATTTAATTGAGGGGGAACAAGTGACCACCTATGGAAATGGATTCAAGCCAAACAAAACGAGAAGAACTAAACTAACCGCTGACTTGTTAACCAATATTCGAGAAGCCTCAAGAGACATTCAAGTAAACTGTGACAGCTTGGCATTATATCCCGCTGACAAAAAGAATTGGATTGCGTGCACTATTGAACATGAGGGCATGTGCTTGGTAAGTGATGACAGCCTAATTGACACACTGGCATCTAAGGATTTTAACCCTTCATTAGAGAAACCGCAAACATGGTAAGTGATAACAATCGAATCGACAAATGAAACCGGAGGGCGACTCTTATTGAATCGCTCTCCGGCCTTTGTTTTCGTTGACTATATATTCGTCTTACTTGATCAGCTTCATTCCCTTTAACACGCCCTTCAGCTTGTCACGGTTAGCCTTGGACATCTCACAGAGCGGAAGCCTGAACTCTTCCTTGATCTTGCCCATCATCGCAAGCGCAGTCTTTGCCGGTATCGGGTTCGTCTCTATGAACATCGCATTATTCAGCGGTTCAAGCTGGAAGTGTATCTTTCTGGCCTCATCGTATCTTCCCTGCTCCCAATGCGCGCACATCTGCGCAACCAGTTTTGGCGCCACATTGGCAGAGACCGAGATAACGCCCTTGCCGCCCAGAGCCATGAGCGGGATGGTCGTGAAATCATCGCCGGAGATGACAGCTATCTTGTCTCCGCAGAGCCTGATCACCTCGCTCACCTGCTTCATGTCGCCGGTCGCTTCCTTGATCGCAACAATATTCTTTATCTCGGCCAGTCGGGCTACGGTTGTAGGCAGCATGTTCACAGCAGTCCTGCCCGGGACATTGTACAGCACAATCGGGATCTTCACCGCATCAGCCACAGCCTTGTAATGGCGGTATAGGCCTTCCTGCGTCGGCTTATTATAGTAAGGGCTCACAAGCAGCGCTCCGTCAGCGCCTGACTTCTTCGCCTCTTTGGTGATCATAATCGTCTCGTCAGTAGCATTTGCGCCTGTGCCTGCAATGACCGGAACGCGCTTGTTCACAACATCGACCGTGAACTTGATGACGCGGAAATGCTCCTTATAGTCAAGGGTGGCCGACTCGCCCGTTGTACCGCACGGAACGATGGCATCGGTCCCTTCCTTTATATGCCATTCGATAAGATTGCCAAGGGCCTTTTCATCTACCTTGCCGTTCCGAAATGGTGTGACGATCGCCACAATTGATCCTCTAAACATAATTCCCTCCTCGTTATGCTACAGATTAATAGTTCCCTGAAATACTTCCTCGGCAGGACCGGTCATGTACACATGGCCGTTCTCATGAAGATCAATGGACAGGTCTCCGCCGAGCAGCTTTATTGTAACCTTTTTCTCAGCAATTCCCTTCATATTGGCTGCAGCCGCAACTGCTGATGCGCCGGTGCCGCAGGCCAGGGTCTCGCCAGAGCCGCGTTCCCATACACGCATTTTGATCGTCTGCCGATCAATCACCTGAATGAACTCGACATTGGTCTTCTTCGGAAAGAGCTTGTGGGTCTCGATCTGCGGCCCGTATCTATGAACATCAAAGCCTGCCAGATCATCAACCACGATCACTGCATGGGGATTGCCCATTGACACACACGTTATATTGAATGTCCTGCCATCTATGGTGAGAGGGTGATCTTTGACCACACCGTCAAGATCGACCGGGATCTTCCGTGCCTCAAGCTCAGGCAGGCCCATGTCCACCCTGACCATATCTCCTGCCTTCTCCGGCCTGATAATGCCTGCAGGCGTCTCAATATCAAGCACCGGTTTTGTCGACAGGTTTCTGTCCCAGATATATTTTGCAAAACAGCGGATGCCATTGCCGCACATCTCGACCTCGCTGCCGTCAGCGTTAAAAATGCGCATCGCAAAATCTGCCCTGTCCGAAGTATGCAGAAGCAGGATCTGGTCAGCACCAATGCCGAACCGCCGGTCACAGAGCCGCCTGCTTAATTCGCTGATAGCTGATAGCTGATGGCTAATAGCTGCATCCCGGCAGTCGATGACAATAAAGTCATTGCCGATGCCATGCATCTTTACGAACGGTAAGTTCATTTTATGAATCCCGGGATCACTTCATGCCGAACAAGGTCCTCATACGTGCCGCGCCTTGCAACAAGCGCATGCGCCTTGCCGTTCACCATCACCTCTGCAACCCTCGGTCTGCTGTTATAGTTCGAGCTCATGGACATGCCGTACGCACCTGCACTCATGACAGCGAGGAATTCCCCCCTGTTCACCTTGCCGATCTTTCTGCCCTTTGCGAGAAAATCACCTGACTCGCAGATCGGTCCGACAACATCTGCCTTGATCTCAGGCCGCCTGCTCTTCCTGACCGGAAGGATATGATGGTACGCGTCATAAAGAGACGGCCTCATCAGGTCATTCATGCCTGCATCGACAATAACAAACGTCTTGTTGTCGCCTTTTTTCAGGTACAGGGTCTTGGTCACCAGTATACCTGCATTGCCGACGATCGACCTGCCCGGCTCCATTACAAGCGTAATGTCCCGTCCTTTCAGAAGCGGCAGGAGCCTCTTCGCGATATCATCAGGCATCGGCGGCTTTTCACACAGATAGGTGATGCCGAGACCTCCGCCGATATCAAGATACCGGATCGGCAGCTTCAGCCGCTTAAGTTCGTCAAGCAGCAGCAGGATGCGCTTCATTGCATCAACAAACGGGGTTATCTTCGTTATCTGGGAACCGATATGCTTCTGCACGCCCACGACCTCTATATTCCTGAGCTTTGCTGCAAGGCGGTAATGCTCAACAGCATGGTCAATGGATATGCCGAACTTATGCTCCTTCATGCCGGTCGATATGTAGGGATGCGTCCGGGCATCGATATCCGGGTTGATCCTGAGAGCAACAGGCGCCTTGGTCCTCATGAGGCCCGCAACCCGGTCGATCTCCCGCAGTTCATCCTCTGATTCAACATTGAACATCAGGACCTTTGCCTTAAGCGCAGAACGGATCTCTGTTTCTGTCTTCCCTACTCCGGCATACACGATCTTATTCGGCGATATGCCTGCCTTCAGCGCCCGATAAAGCTCTCCGCCTGAAACAATATCAGCACCGCAGCCCTGCTTTGCCAGCAGCTTCAATATGGCGCCATTGGTATTGGCCTTCAACGCATAACAGATAATATGAGGGAATGCCTGATACGCGTCTTCATACGCTTTGAAATGTTTGGTCAGTGTGTTGTAACTGTATATATAGAGCGGTGTGCCATACTTCTCCGCAAGCTCTTTGACAGCCACATCCTCTGCATACAGTTCATTGCCGCGGTACTGAAAAAAATGCATGTTTTCTCTCCGAACGTATATTTCTGCTTGATTTTTCTTAGTATTTTTACATAATAAAAAAGGCAAAGTCAAAATACGTCTTCGACGCATCACGCTAAATTCCCGTCAAAAAAAGAGGTATTCATGGGCAAGAACATTGTCGAAAAGATATTCGAAGCACATCGTGCATCAGGGGAGCTGAAGGAAGGCTCTCCGATCGGGCTGAAGGTTGATCAGGTCTATACCCAGGATGCGACAGGCACTATGGCATGGCTCCAGTTTGAAGCAATGGGACTGGACAGGGTCAGGGTCCCCCTTGCTGTTTCGTACGTTGACCACAACATGCTCCAGCAGGACTACATGAACCCTGACGACCATCTCTTCCTCCAGACCGCTGCGGCAAAGTACGGTGCATATTTTTCCCGGCCCGGGAACGGCATCTGCCACCAGGTGCACCTTGAGCAGTTCGCTGCGCCCGGCAAGATCGCCCTCGGCACAGACAGTCATACGCCTACCGGCGGCGGTATGGGCATGATCGCGATCGGTGTCGGCGGCCTTGATGCGGCAACGGTCATGGGCGGTTCTCCGTTTGAACTGAACATGCCTAAGGTTCTGAATATACAACTGCTCGGCAAACTGAAGCGGCCGCATGTGACCGCCATGGACGTTATTCTCGATATCCTGCGAAGGCTCACCGTAAAAGGCGGAGTGGGCAGGATACTTGAGTACGGCGGCCCCGGCGTCAAAGACCTGAATGTTACGGAGCGGGCCACCATAACGAATATGGGGGCAGAGCTCGGCGCAACAACCTCTATCTTCCCGAGTGATGAACGGACAAAAGCCTATCTTGAGGCTATAGGCCGGGGCGCGGACTGGGTTGAGCTGACTGCAGATGAGGACGCCTCTTATGCAGAGGTTATCAAGATAAATCTGAGCAAGATCGAGCCGATGATCGCACAGCCGCACAGTCCTGACAATGTCGTCACCGTGAAGAGCCTTGCAGGGACTAGGGTGAACCAGGTCTGCATCGGCAGCTGCACAAACGCGTCATACCAGGCGATGAAGTCTGTTGCTGCCATTTTGAAAGGCAACATGGTGAACGAAGAGGTAAATCTCCTGATCAATCCCGGCTCAAAGCAGGTGTACGAGATGATCGCAAAAGAAGGCCTTGTCACGGACATCATCGCTGCGGGAGCGAGACTGCTTGAATCATCCTGCGGCCCCTGCATCGGCATGGGTAGCGCTCCCGGCAGCGGCCAGGTCTCTGTCCGCTCATACAACAGGAACTTCAAGGGCAGGAGCGGCACCAAGGATGCGTTGGTCTATCTCGCAAGCCCGGTCTCCTGCGCTGTCTTTGCACTCAAGGGAGAGATCATCGATCCGCGCGAGGCAGGCATCACCATGAAGAAGTTCAAGGAACCTGCAAAATATCTGATCAACAGGAACTTCCTCATTGCGCCCAAGGCCGATGGGTCTGATGTTAAGGTGATCAAAGGCCCGAACATCAAGGAAGTCTCGGTCAAGGGACCGCTGACCGACAGGATCGAAGCAGAGCTGCTGCTCAAGCTCGGCGATAATATTACGACCGATGACATCATGCCGGCAGGCTCTGCAGTCCTTCCGTTCAGATCGAACATCCCCGCCATCTCAAAATTCGTCTTCATCAATCTGGACAATACCTTCAGCACAAGGGCAATGGAAGCAAAAGAGCATGGAGGAGGCATCATTGTCGGCGGAGAGAACTATGGTCAGGGCTCATCAAGGGAACATGCGGCCATTGCGCCGATGTTCCTCGGCGTTCAGGCAGTGATCACAAAGTCCTTTGCAAGGATACACCGTTCGAACCTGATCAATTTCGGCATTCTGCCGCTGCAGTTCGAAAATACCGCTGATTATGAGAAGATCGAAAAGGGCGACCGTCTGAACATCAGGGATATCCTGAGCACGATCAGCGGATCACAGACCTATATAGTTGAAAACGCGACAAAGGGATATACCTTCACGGTCAAGTCTACGCTGAACGATAGGGAGAGGGATGTTGTTATAAAAGGCGGTCTTCTGCCTTATACCAGAGAGCGCTCGGCATAGCCCTGAACAGAGCCCCTGAATTGACAACAGGGGTTATTTCAGTGTATTTTATTACTTCTTTAGTGCCAGG of the Nitrospirota bacterium genome contains:
- a CDS encoding SDR family NAD(P)-dependent oxidoreductase, with the protein product MDSSIKVALITGGASGLGRHISQAFLEQGYKVAINYLSSEENAWDLIARAGDRAIAIKADVGDSVQARSMIERIEQRFGRLDLLINNAGITKDSLLIRQTEADWDTVIRTNLTGCFNLIRAAAPLMIRSGGGHVINISSYSGIKGKAGQAAYSASKAGLIGLTISAAHELAEHNIRVNAVVPGYMRTEMGATAEEAMDRAKEESILKTLSEPSEVARSLVSIAGMDYITGQILSLDSRIL
- the bioD gene encoding dethiobiotin synthase — its product is MFKGFFITGTDTGVGKTVIAGAVIKVMQSFGVKACAMKPIECGCGKEGNMLIPYDGTFLKQAAHMDEPIKQVTPFCFESPLSPLAAAEIETRKISIDEIKKSYYKLYKSYEAIVVEGVGGLMVPIRKDYFILDLAKEFSLPLLIVAKPGLGTINHTMLTVNYAIEAGLEVAGLIINYSRPPENSLAEKTNPKILEEVCPVPVIGTFPYLKGMGEDVLEKTAMRNLDLEVLKKYIL
- a CDS encoding 4-hydroxy-tetrahydrodipicolinate synthase, with the translated sequence MFRGSIVAIVTPFRNGKVDEKALGNLIEWHIKEGTDAIVPCGTTGESATLDYKEHFRVIKFTVDVVNKRVPVIAGTGANATDETIMITKEAKKSGADGALLVSPYYNKPTQEGLYRHYKAVADAVKIPIVLYNVPGRTAVNMLPTTVARLAEIKNIVAIKEATGDMKQVSEVIRLCGDKIAVISGDDFTTIPLMALGGKGVISVSANVAPKLVAQMCAHWEQGRYDEARKIHFQLEPLNNAMFIETNPIPAKTALAMMGKIKEEFRLPLCEMSKANRDKLKGVLKGMKLIK
- a CDS encoding diaminopimelate epimerase, whose amino-acid sequence is MNLPFVKMHGIGNDFIVIDCRDAAISHQLSAISELSRRLCDRRFGIGADQILLLHTSDRADFAMRIFNADGSEVEMCGNGIRCFAKYIWDRNLSTKPVLDIETPAGIIRPEKAGDMVRVDMGLPELEARKIPVDLDGVVKDHPLTIDGRTFNITCVSMGNPHAVIVVDDLAGFDVHRYGPQIETHKLFPKKTNVEFIQVIDRQTIKMRVWERGSGETLACGTGASAVAAAANMKGIAEKKVTIKLLGGDLSIDLHENGHVYMTGPAEEVFQGTINL
- the lysA gene encoding diaminopimelate decarboxylase — encoded protein: MHFFQYRGNELYAEDVAVKELAEKYGTPLYIYSYNTLTKHFKAYEDAYQAFPHIICYALKANTNGAILKLLAKQGCGADIVSGGELYRALKAGISPNKIVYAGVGKTETEIRSALKAKVLMFNVESEDELREIDRVAGLMRTKAPVALRINPDIDARTHPYISTGMKEHKFGISIDHAVEHYRLAAKLRNIEVVGVQKHIGSQITKITPFVDAMKRILLLLDELKRLKLPIRYLDIGGGLGITYLCEKPPMPDDIAKRLLPLLKGRDITLVMEPGRSIVGNAGILVTKTLYLKKGDNKTFVIVDAGMNDLMRPSLYDAYHHILPVRKSRRPEIKADVVGPICESGDFLAKGRKIGKVNRGEFLAVMSAGAYGMSMSSNYNSRPRVAEVMVNGKAHALVARRGTYEDLVRHEVIPGFIK
- a CDS encoding aconitate hydratase yields the protein MGKNIVEKIFEAHRASGELKEGSPIGLKVDQVYTQDATGTMAWLQFEAMGLDRVRVPLAVSYVDHNMLQQDYMNPDDHLFLQTAAAKYGAYFSRPGNGICHQVHLEQFAAPGKIALGTDSHTPTGGGMGMIAIGVGGLDAATVMGGSPFELNMPKVLNIQLLGKLKRPHVTAMDVILDILRRLTVKGGVGRILEYGGPGVKDLNVTERATITNMGAELGATTSIFPSDERTKAYLEAIGRGADWVELTADEDASYAEVIKINLSKIEPMIAQPHSPDNVVTVKSLAGTRVNQVCIGSCTNASYQAMKSVAAILKGNMVNEEVNLLINPGSKQVYEMIAKEGLVTDIIAAGARLLESSCGPCIGMGSAPGSGQVSVRSYNRNFKGRSGTKDALVYLASPVSCAVFALKGEIIDPREAGITMKKFKEPAKYLINRNFLIAPKADGSDVKVIKGPNIKEVSVKGPLTDRIEAELLLKLGDNITTDDIMPAGSAVLPFRSNIPAISKFVFINLDNTFSTRAMEAKEHGGGIIVGGENYGQGSSREHAAIAPMFLGVQAVITKSFARIHRSNLINFGILPLQFENTADYEKIEKGDRLNIRDILSTISGSQTYIVENATKGYTFTVKSTLNDRERDVVIKGGLLPYTRERSA